One genomic region from Candidatus Borkfalkia ceftriaxoniphila encodes:
- a CDS encoding type 1 glutamine amidotransferase family protein, whose translation MKTMNKYRGLPFWCWNGKLDKDEVIRQVHILKEMGFGGFFMHSRTGLATEYLGEDWFDLIRTATEEAEKLGMTAWLYDEDRWPSGTAGGEVTKKLEYQFKYISEYDGTAVPEEGVYIAEELGRFAIRFNKNNELCDYYPVKEGEQPKAGYVVKKYLVEHMRTQEFYNGYTYLDTLNREAVEEFLRCTHERYKQKCGDLFGKTLLGIFTDEPHRGALLNGFGTMNKNNVNMLPYSYSLFEKYRAVSGMDLAAKLPELYYKRADSKVNRTMYYYIETMQQLFLECWAIPYHEWCKKNKLIATGHILHEDSLAIQTLFQGSVQRYYEHMDYPGVDILTEGNRAYWVAKQVQSVARQMGQEFALSELYGCTGWQFNFRSHRDVGAWQTLLGINLRCHHLSWYTMEGEAKRDYPASIFYQSGWYRDYPYVENYFTRLNEIVSKGEPLCETLVLNPVESMWLYPRKGWLKNLFELTIEEGVRLEEAYIKLFKILTTGQVDFDYGDEDILARNYRIVQEDGNAKLIVGRSKYTVVVVSGMDTVRSSTVRMLEEFAAAGGDVLFAGDLPAYIDAKEGDIPASLLAKSARVALERGEILSYLSKQRFFEINSAEIITTVRKEGDTCYLVCLNEDRENAKDGLTLRLNAPLNIEEIRLERDEEYGVARNCAELPVRFEPGECRVFRVFAKGSVLPAKRVENAKEQVRLNGPFAYTLSERNVLPLDLATWSLDGKEHEKPQEILRIDREIRSTLGLPLRGGEMIQPWYREKYGIAKAEAGEHAVVLTYRFGVDVLPAKDMSFVLEQSERYSVEVNGKLLDKKITGHWIDPCFDELVLPAAYLRKGENVVRLTAKYEDSLNLECAYILGEFGVSLRGSAATICKLPETLALGDVTGQGLPFYSGSIAYHTGIRDCRVSVALGDCYGAVSKAEGNSHTEYIAFAPYESGVFDCRGELKIVVSLTRRNTFGPLHLTSVLSPSYGPETFLTSGADYTDSYCLIPQGILGDAIVKLY comes from the coding sequence ATGAAAACGATGAACAAATATCGAGGTCTGCCGTTCTGGTGCTGGAACGGAAAACTGGATAAGGACGAGGTGATCCGCCAGGTACATATTTTAAAGGAAATGGGGTTCGGCGGCTTTTTCATGCACAGCCGTACGGGGCTTGCGACCGAGTATCTCGGCGAAGATTGGTTCGATCTTATCCGCACCGCCACGGAAGAAGCGGAAAAATTGGGCATGACCGCGTGGCTGTACGACGAGGACCGTTGGCCCTCCGGCACAGCGGGCGGCGAAGTGACCAAAAAACTCGAATATCAGTTTAAATATATTTCCGAATACGACGGAACCGCCGTTCCCGAAGAGGGCGTATATATCGCGGAGGAGTTGGGCCGTTTTGCGATCAGATTCAATAAAAACAACGAACTTTGCGATTATTATCCCGTCAAAGAGGGCGAACAGCCCAAAGCAGGCTATGTCGTGAAAAAATACCTCGTCGAGCATATGCGGACGCAGGAGTTTTACAACGGTTACACCTATCTCGATACCCTCAACCGCGAGGCGGTGGAGGAGTTTTTGAGATGCACGCACGAGCGGTATAAACAGAAATGCGGCGATCTGTTCGGCAAGACCTTGCTCGGCATATTTACCGACGAGCCGCACCGCGGCGCGCTGCTGAACGGGTTCGGCACGATGAACAAGAACAACGTGAATATGCTGCCGTATTCCTATTCTTTGTTCGAAAAATACCGCGCCGTGAGCGGTATGGATCTGGCGGCGAAACTTCCCGAACTCTATTACAAGCGCGCGGACAGCAAAGTCAACCGCACCATGTATTACTATATTGAAACCATGCAGCAACTGTTTCTGGAATGCTGGGCGATTCCCTATCACGAATGGTGCAAAAAAAATAAGTTGATCGCCACGGGGCACATCCTGCACGAGGACAGCCTCGCCATTCAGACGCTCTTCCAGGGCAGCGTACAGCGCTATTACGAGCATATGGATTATCCCGGCGTGGATATCCTTACCGAGGGCAACCGCGCCTATTGGGTTGCGAAACAGGTGCAGTCGGTCGCGCGTCAGATGGGACAGGAATTCGCTTTGAGCGAACTGTACGGCTGTACCGGCTGGCAGTTCAATTTCCGCAGCCACCGCGACGTGGGCGCATGGCAGACGCTTCTCGGTATCAATCTTCGCTGTCACCATCTGAGTTGGTACACCATGGAAGGCGAGGCAAAGCGCGACTATCCCGCCAGCATCTTCTATCAGTCGGGTTGGTACCGCGACTATCCTTACGTCGAAAATTATTTCACCCGCCTCAACGAGATCGTCAGCAAGGGCGAGCCCCTCTGCGAAACGCTCGTTCTCAATCCCGTGGAGAGCATGTGGCTGTATCCGCGCAAGGGCTGGCTGAAAAACCTCTTCGAATTGACGATTGAAGAGGGCGTGCGTCTGGAAGAGGCGTACATAAAATTGTTTAAGATCCTTACGACGGGGCAGGTCGATTTCGATTACGGGGACGAGGATATTCTCGCGCGCAATTACCGTATCGTACAGGAAGACGGCAATGCGAAACTGATCGTCGGGCGGTCGAAGTACACGGTTGTCGTCGTCAGCGGCATGGATACCGTCCGCTCGTCTACCGTGCGTATGCTCGAAGAATTCGCCGCTGCGGGCGGCGACGTGCTGTTCGCGGGCGATCTTCCCGCATATATCGACGCGAAAGAGGGCGATATCCCCGCCTCGCTCCTTGCAAAGAGCGCGCGCGTCGCGCTCGAACGCGGTGAGATTTTGTCCTATCTTTCCAAACAGAGATTTTTCGAAATAAATTCCGCGGAGATCATCACGACCGTACGCAAGGAGGGGGATACCTGTTATCTCGTCTGCCTCAACGAAGACCGCGAAAACGCGAAGGATGGGCTGACGCTGCGGCTCAACGCTCCCTTGAATATCGAGGAGATCCGTTTGGAAAGGGACGAAGAGTACGGCGTGGCGCGAAATTGCGCCGAACTTCCCGTCCGCTTCGAACCGGGCGAATGCCGCGTGTTCCGCGTATTCGCAAAGGGCAGCGTTCTTCCCGCAAAACGCGTCGAGAACGCAAAAGAGCAAGTGCGGCTGAACGGGCCGTTTGCCTATACGCTCAGCGAAAGAAACGTTCTGCCCCTCGATCTCGCGACCTGGTCCTTGGACGGAAAAGAACACGAAAAACCGCAGGAGATCCTGCGCATCGACCGCGAGATCCGTTCAACGCTGGGCTTGCCCCTGCGCGGCGGCGAAATGATCCAGCCCTGGTACCGTGAAAAGTACGGCATTGCCAAGGCGGAGGCAGGCGAACACGCCGTCGTTTTGACTTACCGTTTCGGCGTAGACGTTCTGCCCGCAAAGGATATGTCCTTCGTTTTGGAGCAGAGCGAACGTTACTCGGTGGAAGTCAACGGAAAACTTCTCGATAAAAAAATAACGGGGCATTGGATCGATCCCTGTTTCGACGAACTCGTTCTGCCCGCGGCATATCTCAGGAAAGGGGAGAACGTCGTCCGCCTTACGGCGAAGTACGAAGATTCGCTCAATCTCGAATGCGCGTATATCTTGGGCGAATTCGGCGTATCGTTACGGGGGAGCGCGGCGACGATATGCAAACTTCCCGAAACGCTCGCGCTCGGCGACGTCACGGGACAGGGGCTGCCTTTTTACAGCGGTTCGATCGCCTATCATACCGGCATCCGCGATTGCCGCGTGAGCGTCGCGCTCGGCGACTGCTACGGCGCGGTCAGCAAGGCGGAGGGCAATTCGCATACCGAATATATCGCATTCGCGCCCTACGAAAGCGGTGTATTCGATTGCAGGGGAGAGTTGAAGATCGTCGTTTCTCTCACCCGCCGCAATACGTTCGGCCCTCTGCATCTTACTTCCGTGCTTTCGCCCTCCTACGGTCCCGAAACCTTCTTGACTTCGGGTGCCGACTACACCGATTCTTATTGTCTGATCCCCCAGGGTATTCTCGGCGATGCGATTGTAAAACTGTATTAA
- a CDS encoding glycosyl hydrolase family 95 catalytic domain-containing protein: MRNTYIFNAPSEDFSGINAALPLGNGYMGMQVEDNIVYERLALNESTLWSGGPYDNDLNGAYASLKELRESAFKDRQRDFDWESKFVSQWGGQIMLPAGDFMAYFANSRETSNYKKQLDLRCGILTTTFEKQGERVEKRYFANYPSRVICIRYQSDRKAMNFACEIASKSSGSLTVEGDTLLFHGAANGARGVDGAIRYTIAARLRTDGELWDNGKRIFIKNAGTTEIYLSIVTNFVSDGDLSAPHETLARALADKAYARGYEALENEHVSDFSAIYDRVSLRLGKETGDVPVKELQRRFAEEDDCGWVELYFNFTRYLILSSTRNGAQPPSLQGKWNDKLSPPWDCKYTVNINLQMNYWSLAPLGLSELYNSLLEKMKAVAKKGKKTARETYGIERGDSWVLHHNTDLWNVCAPIDGCWGLTPVCGAWLMNELFTAYEYTGNEDFLRELYPLFRGCAQFFCEFLVPFGEYLVTCPSTSPERMNGALGYVTYGSAHDNQIVREMFEHYLVCEKLVRADAALEKETEEKLKKLPPPAAVSECGLVREFYFHDFDYLEDTHRHLAHLYGVYPGNSVFRQHDKELDAAVKNTLDCRSKAGDWTGWGIVWRIALYARLGDGAAVTAMLKTFLDRRNGLMLENGFGALPYENGSAFQYDCNGAFPAALLETLVRSEKGRVTLLPALPDFLRDGELKGVCLRGAFRLEKLTFSDGKVTRCDIYSEKGGALDISANGRLYHLDAEADRTYTVIG, encoded by the coding sequence ATGAGAAATACATATATATTTAACGCGCCGAGCGAGGATTTTTCGGGCATCAACGCCGCTCTGCCGCTCGGCAACGGCTACATGGGTATGCAGGTAGAGGACAATATCGTCTACGAACGGCTGGCGCTCAACGAGAGCACGTTATGGAGCGGCGGTCCGTACGACAACGATTTGAACGGCGCATACGCGTCTTTAAAAGAACTGCGCGAGAGCGCTTTCAAGGATCGGCAGCGCGATTTCGATTGGGAAAGCAAATTCGTGTCGCAGTGGGGCGGTCAGATCATGTTGCCCGCTGGCGATTTCATGGCGTATTTTGCAAATTCGCGCGAAACTTCAAATTACAAAAAGCAACTCGACCTGCGTTGCGGCATTCTGACGACGACCTTTGAAAAACAAGGCGAGCGGGTAGAAAAACGGTACTTTGCGAATTATCCTTCGCGCGTGATCTGCATTCGCTATCAAAGCGATCGCAAGGCGATGAATTTCGCCTGCGAGATCGCTTCGAAATCGTCTGGTTCTTTGACCGTAGAGGGCGATACGCTCCTGTTTCACGGCGCCGCGAACGGCGCGCGCGGCGTGGACGGCGCGATCCGCTATACCATTGCGGCGCGCCTTCGCACCGACGGCGAACTGTGGGACAACGGCAAACGCATTTTCATCAAAAATGCGGGTACGACGGAAATTTATCTTTCGATCGTCACCAATTTCGTGTCCGACGGCGATCTGTCCGCGCCGCACGAAACGCTCGCCCGCGCGCTTGCGGACAAGGCGTATGCGCGCGGCTACGAAGCCCTCGAAAACGAGCACGTTTCCGATTTTTCCGCCATATACGACCGCGTGAGCCTGCGGTTGGGAAAAGAGACGGGGGACGTTCCCGTCAAAGAATTGCAGCGCCGCTTTGCGGAAGAGGACGACTGCGGTTGGGTGGAACTGTATTTCAATTTTACCCGCTATCTCATTCTCTCTTCGACGAGAAACGGCGCGCAGCCGCCCTCCTTGCAGGGGAAATGGAACGACAAACTTTCTCCGCCCTGGGATTGCAAATACACCGTCAATATCAACCTGCAGATGAATTATTGGAGCCTTGCCCCGCTCGGGCTTTCCGAGTTGTATAATTCTTTGCTCGAAAAGATGAAGGCGGTCGCGAAAAAAGGCAAAAAGACGGCGCGCGAAACGTACGGTATCGAGCGCGGCGACAGTTGGGTGCTGCATCACAATACCGATCTTTGGAACGTATGCGCGCCCATCGACGGCTGCTGGGGGCTTACGCCCGTGTGCGGCGCCTGGCTCATGAACGAACTTTTCACCGCCTACGAATATACGGGAAACGAAGATTTTCTCCGCGAACTGTATCCGCTCTTTCGCGGCTGCGCGCAGTTTTTCTGCGAGTTTTTAGTGCCGTTCGGCGAATATCTCGTCACCTGTCCTTCCACTTCGCCCGAGCGCATGAACGGCGCTCTGGGCTACGTGACCTACGGCAGCGCGCATGACAATCAGATCGTGCGGGAAATGTTCGAACACTATCTCGTCTGCGAAAAACTCGTGCGCGCTGACGCGGCGCTCGAAAAAGAAACGGAAGAAAAGTTGAAGAAACTTCCGCCGCCCGCCGCGGTTTCGGAATGCGGACTCGTGCGCGAATTTTACTTTCACGATTTCGATTATTTAGAAGATACCCACCGCCATCTGGCGCATCTGTACGGCGTGTATCCCGGGAACAGCGTCTTTCGTCAGCACGACAAAGAACTCGACGCCGCCGTGAAAAATACGCTCGACTGCCGCAGCAAGGCGGGCGACTGGACGGGCTGGGGCATCGTGTGGCGCATTGCGCTGTACGCGCGCCTGGGCGACGGCGCGGCGGTTACCGCCATGCTCAAAACATTCCTCGACAGGCGCAACGGCCTGATGCTGGAAAACGGCTTCGGCGCGTTGCCCTATGAAAACGGTTCTGCCTTTCAGTACGACTGCAACGGCGCGTTCCCCGCGGCGCTTTTGGAGACGCTCGTGCGCAGCGAAAAGGGGCGCGTGACGCTCTTGCCCGCGCTGCCCGATTTTCTTAGGGACGGGGAGTTGAAGGGCGTTTGCCTGCGCGGCGCGTTTCGTCTGGAAAAGTTGACGTTCTCCGACGGCAAAGTCACGCGCTGCGATATTTACAGCGAAAAGGGCGGGGCTTTGGATATTTCCGCGAACGGTCGGCTCTATCATTTGGACGCAGAGGCGGACAGGACCTATACGGTCATCGGTTAA
- a CDS encoding SGNH/GDSL hydrolase family protein, whose protein sequence is MKKRILAILSVLAISLCCVLAACQSEKDLTLSGYDKDGLELIEYDKAYAPFWEGTTVYNESCVFIKGEDGKITLKTMFTPTKVIAVRDSTLEITYKEGTDYTYRDGVFTLTENSSIPYFTYNQAHYNVGKGVTTLTDEERADLTGIDIQTYGVMHTEGAAIAMRQVCITYKHKADDWQKMEGFNQKWQGEKLSKTLAKLENKEPVEITLYGDSITSINAQGTGASSAGIGRAPYFPCWAQGFEDALEYKFQSDVTVHNLGLGGWNSYDGLLNAEGKLDKYQPDLFVLAFGMNDAPHGKSVKEYKDNLQGMIDIVRTANPAAEVIIISTTNRNIDMVWENNAVRHADYLPAVYELAEENENVAVCDMTAFTDSLFQYKASYECFYNNINHPIDYMVRAYVANMMKLFLR, encoded by the coding sequence ATGAAAAAGCGAATTTTGGCAATTTTGTCTGTATTGGCGATCAGCCTCTGCTGCGTGCTCGCCGCGTGCCAGAGCGAAAAAGATCTGACGCTCAGCGGCTACGACAAGGACGGATTGGAACTCATCGAGTACGACAAGGCGTACGCTCCTTTCTGGGAGGGCACGACCGTGTATAACGAGAGTTGCGTATTTATCAAGGGCGAAGACGGCAAGATCACGCTCAAAACCATGTTCACGCCCACAAAGGTGATCGCCGTGCGCGATTCCACGTTGGAAATCACTTATAAGGAAGGCACCGATTATACCTATCGGGACGGCGTGTTCACGCTGACGGAAAATTCTTCCATACCTTATTTTACCTACAACCAGGCGCACTACAACGTCGGCAAGGGCGTCACGACGCTTACAGACGAGGAGCGCGCGGATCTCACGGGTATCGACATTCAGACCTACGGAGTCATGCACACGGAGGGCGCAGCCATCGCCATGCGCCAGGTTTGCATCACCTATAAGCACAAGGCGGACGACTGGCAGAAAATGGAAGGGTTCAATCAGAAATGGCAGGGCGAAAAACTTTCCAAAACGCTTGCGAAGTTGGAAAATAAAGAGCCGGTCGAGATCACGCTTTACGGCGACAGCATCACTTCCATAAACGCGCAGGGCACGGGTGCAAGTTCCGCGGGTATCGGCAGGGCGCCTTACTTCCCTTGCTGGGCGCAGGGCTTCGAAGACGCGCTGGAATATAAATTCCAATCCGACGTCACCGTTCACAATCTTGGGCTGGGCGGCTGGAACTCCTACGACGGACTTCTCAACGCCGAGGGAAAACTCGACAAATATCAGCCCGACCTGTTCGTGCTCGCGTTCGGCATGAACGATGCGCCGCACGGCAAATCGGTCAAGGAATACAAGGACAATCTGCAAGGTATGATCGATATCGTCCGCACCGCCAATCCCGCCGCCGAAGTGATCATCATTTCGACGACCAACCGCAATATTGACATGGTATGGGAAAACAACGCGGTCCGCCACGCCGATTATCTGCCCGCCGTGTACGAACTTGCCGAGGAAAACGAAAACGTCGCCGTATGCGATATGACCGCCTTTACCGATTCCCTGTTCCAATATAAGGCGAGTTACGAGTGTTTCTATAACAATATCAACCATCCCATCGATTATATGGTGCGCGCGTACGTCGCCAATATGATGAAACTGTTCCTGCGCTGA
- a CDS encoding SGNH/GDSL hydrolase family protein codes for MDLKQILKPVWKGGEVIAESAMYLEGNEEVKLMFPPKEIRAVRDFTGALLRAGADYEQTAEGIRFLPAGNAPRLSREKMFPKDAESDFFALKEGGKIFFTEGGFFHRHQVFVDYAHEPSAAYEPETVKGGLSATKKLLEEGKLNLLFYGDSITCGANASAEIYAIPFQNAYPKLVLEGLAARYPYAQISYANTAEGGQTSEWGLKNVQERLIDRAPDLLVLAFGMNDGTWFKDEGAFDGNIRGILNAVRETLPDTEIILVSPVLPNPLPCMKFDDKALVPFCGIQEKYPPVLRKIAEDYGVSFVNMTAFHQKLLQRKRYYEMTGNNVNHPNDFLHRCYAQIILSLLEEEK; via the coding sequence ATGGATCTGAAACAAATATTGAAACCCGTCTGGAAAGGCGGAGAAGTGATCGCGGAGTCGGCGATGTATCTTGAAGGGAACGAGGAAGTGAAACTCATGTTCCCCCCGAAAGAAATTCGCGCCGTCCGAGATTTTACGGGCGCGCTCCTTCGCGCGGGCGCGGATTACGAACAGACGGCGGAAGGCATACGCTTTCTTCCCGCGGGGAACGCGCCGCGCCTTTCGCGGGAAAAAATGTTCCCGAAAGATGCGGAGAGCGACTTTTTCGCGCTGAAAGAGGGCGGCAAGATATTTTTTACCGAAGGCGGCTTTTTTCACCGCCATCAGGTATTCGTCGATTACGCGCACGAGCCTTCTGCGGCTTACGAACCCGAAACCGTGAAAGGCGGGCTGTCTGCAACGAAAAAATTGTTGGAAGAAGGGAAGTTGAATCTTCTCTTTTACGGGGACAGCATCACCTGCGGCGCGAACGCGAGCGCGGAAATTTACGCAATTCCCTTTCAGAACGCCTATCCGAAACTGGTGCTCGAGGGGCTTGCCGCGCGCTATCCGTACGCGCAGATCTCCTACGCGAACACCGCCGAGGGCGGGCAGACTTCCGAGTGGGGACTTAAAAACGTACAGGAGCGCCTGATAGACCGCGCGCCCGATCTTTTGGTTCTCGCGTTCGGCATGAACGACGGCACGTGGTTTAAAGACGAGGGCGCGTTCGACGGCAATATCCGCGGCATTTTAAACGCCGTGCGCGAAACGCTGCCCGACACGGAGATCATTCTCGTGTCCCCGGTCTTGCCCAATCCCTTGCCGTGCATGAAGTTCGACGACAAAGCGTTGGTTCCCTTTTGCGGCATACAGGAAAAGTATCCTCCCGTTTTGCGGAAGATCGCCGAAGACTACGGCGTTTCCTTCGTCAATATGACCGCGTTCCATCAGAAACTGTTACAAAGAAAGCGCTACTACGAGATGACGGGCAACAACGTCAATCATCCCAACGATTTTCTGCATCGCTGTTATGCGCAAATAATTTTATCATTATTGGAGGAAGAAAAATGA
- a CDS encoding SGNH/GDSL hydrolase family protein, with amino-acid sequence MKKKILCIFLCLTMVGTLAACRGSKPVSFSNDEMDISDKGCVNWYGRTYADKEDGSMGFDYTCSGFEVTFFGTSLTARMKSSKTTVVSGTDYSWVNVYLDGAMVETSVLEISSEQYADFELAADLDEGRHTVKVLKRTEAQFSTLSLSALSTDGHFETPPAKSEKKIEVYGDSITCGYGSVSAIGASGFKTATEDGTRTYAAMAANWLGAQCSIIGYSGWRLANYWPDAGLTVPDVYDRVYSPLRSVDAAWNTSDYIPDVVIVNLGTNDYAQCAASAQTNYAFGNEQGEIFQNAYRDFIAKLQKSYPKAQIILCNGAMLTDTVPWEKEIVKELNAAGNTSVHYVQLYQTAIGKDNGTDGHPHWTAHYESAGLLYAKIKSVTGW; translated from the coding sequence ATGAAAAAGAAGATTCTGTGTATTTTTCTGTGCCTGACGATGGTCGGGACTCTTGCCGCGTGTCGGGGGAGTAAGCCCGTGTCGTTTTCAAACGACGAAATGGATATCTCCGACAAGGGCTGCGTCAACTGGTACGGCCGCACCTATGCGGATAAAGAGGACGGCTCGATGGGATTCGATTACACGTGCAGCGGTTTCGAGGTGACGTTTTTCGGCACTTCGTTGACGGCGCGCATGAAAAGTTCGAAGACCACCGTCGTTTCGGGCACCGATTACAGTTGGGTGAACGTGTATCTGGACGGCGCGATGGTGGAAACTTCGGTTTTGGAAATTTCTTCCGAACAGTACGCCGATTTCGAACTCGCCGCCGATCTTGACGAGGGGCGGCATACCGTTAAAGTTTTAAAGCGCACGGAAGCGCAGTTTTCCACGCTTTCGCTTTCGGCGCTCTCTACGGACGGACATTTCGAAACGCCTCCCGCAAAGAGCGAAAAAAAGATAGAGGTGTACGGCGACAGCATCACCTGCGGCTACGGCTCCGTTTCGGCGATCGGCGCCTCGGGCTTCAAGACGGCCACCGAGGACGGCACGCGCACCTATGCGGCGATGGCGGCGAACTGGCTGGGCGCGCAGTGCAGCATTATCGGATACAGCGGCTGGCGGCTCGCCAATTACTGGCCGGACGCGGGGCTGACCGTGCCCGACGTGTACGACCGCGTTTATTCGCCCCTGCGGAGCGTGGACGCCGCATGGAACACGAGCGACTATATTCCCGACGTCGTGATCGTCAATCTCGGCACCAACGATTACGCGCAGTGCGCCGCGAGCGCGCAGACGAATTATGCGTTCGGCAACGAACAGGGCGAGATCTTCCAGAACGCCTACCGCGATTTTATCGCGAAACTGCAAAAATCGTATCCGAAAGCGCAGATCATTCTGTGCAACGGCGCCATGCTGACGGATACGGTACCATGGGAAAAGGAGATCGTGAAAGAACTGAACGCGGCGGGAAATACGAGCGTGCATTACGTACAGTTGTATCAGACCGCCATAGGCAAGGATAACGGAACGGACGGACACCCGCACTGGACTGCGCATTACGAGTCCGCGGGGCTGTTATACGCAAAAATCAAAAGCGTTACGGGGTGGTAG